Sequence from the Streptomyces sp. NBC_00358 genome:
TGCCCATTCCCCATGGCCGGAGGCTATCCCGAGCCGGGCGGATGTTCGAGGCCCCACCGTCCCGCAAGCCCTCTCCGCCCCTACCCTGCCCACCCTGGGGCTCCGCCCCGGACCCCGCTCCTCAAACGCCGGAGGGGCTGCAATTCCCCGGAACCACGAATCACCCGCAGCCGTGAGCGCACGGAAGGGGCCGTGCCGGTACATCAAATGCCCGCAGGCCGGACGGATCAGAACGTACCCGCACCTCGAAACCCCGCCGGGATCCGTTCGGATGCGGGCGGATGTACCGGCACGACCCCGGCCCACCCACCGGACCGGAGCCGAACCCGGCAAACACCCCGAAGGGCTACGCGTGCGTGAGCTCCACCTGGATCTCGACCTCCACTGGCGCGTCCAGCGGCAGAACAGCGACACCGACCGCACTCCGCGCGTGCACGCCCTTGTCACCCAGCACAGCCCCGAGCAGCTCACTCGCGCCGTTCAGCACACCGGGCTGCCCGGTGAAGTCCGACGCCGAGGCCACGAAGCCCACGACCTTCACGACACGCGCGATGCGGTCGAGGTCGCCCACGACCGACTTCACCGCCGCCAGCGCGTTCAGCGCGCACGTACGGGCCAGCTCCTTGGCCTCCTCGGCCGTGACCTCGGCCCCGACCTTCCCGGTGACCGGAAGCTTCCCGTCCACCATCGGAAGCTGCCCGGCGGTGTACACGTACACGCCCGACTGCACGGCGGGCTGGTACGCGGCCAGCGGCGGAACGACACCCGGAAGGGTCAGCCCGAGCTCGGCGAGCTTCGCCTCGACCGCCCCGCTCACGCGGACTTCTCGCGCTTCAGGTAGGCCACCAGCTGCTCGGGGTTGTTCGGTCCGGGCACGACCTGGACCAGCTCCCAGCCGTCCTCGCCCCAGGTGTCCAGAATCTGCTTCGTGGCATGGACGAGCAGCGGCACAGTGGAGTATTCCCATTTGGTCATGTGGCCGACTGTAGCCGCTGCCGACCACCCCCCACCGCCCGAGCCGCCCGCCGCCCGGCGCCCGAAAGCGCAGCTTGTCCACAGCCTCCTGCTTACTCCGGCGGCGGACTGGTTAGGCTCGAATACGTGAGCAGGCTCCAGGTCGTCAGCGGCAAGGGCGGTACCGGCAAGACCACGGTAGCCGC
This genomic interval carries:
- a CDS encoding RidA family protein yields the protein MSGAVEAKLAELGLTLPGVVPPLAAYQPAVQSGVYVYTAGQLPMVDGKLPVTGKVGAEVTAEEAKELARTCALNALAAVKSVVGDLDRIARVVKVVGFVASASDFTGQPGVLNGASELLGAVLGDKGVHARSAVGVAVLPLDAPVEVEIQVELTHA
- a CDS encoding DUF4177 domain-containing protein, whose translation is MTKWEYSTVPLLVHATKQILDTWGEDGWELVQVVPGPNNPEQLVAYLKREKSA